A DNA window from Gillisia sp. Hel1_33_143 contains the following coding sequences:
- a CDS encoding type II CAAX prenyl endopeptidase Rce1 family protein has protein sequence MSYANLKLKIKLKNLFLNYGLMLGSYFVFFIAIGILHAIFPSFDINQYQQTDLNTLIKEAPFKFMILAVILAPIMEEGMFRSIVKPSKNELIFFICTWIIVIAAPYIPEDIHWALKFGFLILLAVLLFVFLKEFIPNTWQVNISYFLNKYHIYIWLLTSVIFGMVHVYNYVDGFQLNFILFIMIFPRIIAGFFFGKIKIENKGLGWSMAMHAMNNATVLFLLFPKLLS, from the coding sequence TTGTCTTACGCCAACCTTAAACTTAAGATCAAACTTAAAAATCTGTTTCTTAACTACGGATTAATGTTGGGATCTTATTTCGTTTTTTTTATTGCCATTGGAATTCTTCATGCAATTTTTCCAAGCTTTGATATCAATCAATATCAACAAACCGATCTTAATACTCTTATAAAAGAAGCTCCTTTTAAATTTATGATCCTGGCTGTAATTTTAGCTCCTATAATGGAAGAAGGCATGTTTAGATCTATAGTAAAACCTTCAAAGAATGAACTCATTTTCTTTATCTGTACTTGGATAATCGTAATTGCAGCACCCTACATTCCAGAAGATATACACTGGGCGTTAAAATTTGGATTTTTAATACTACTAGCAGTACTTCTCTTTGTTTTTCTAAAAGAATTTATTCCAAATACTTGGCAAGTAAATATTTCATATTTTCTAAATAAATACCACATATATATCTGGCTCCTAACATCAGTGATCTTCGGAATGGTACATGTATATAATTATGTAGATGGATTTCAATTAAATTTTATACTGTTCATTATGATCTTTCCAAGAATTATTGCCGGATTCTTCTTTGGCAAGATAAAGATCGAAAATAAAGGACTTGGATGGTCTATGGCCATGCACGCCATGAACAATGCTACCGTATTATTCTTGCTATTCCCCAAATTGCTTTCTTAG
- a CDS encoding alcohol dehydrogenase: MKAVQVQEKGGNFVLVDMEKPSPKKNEILIKVEACGICHSDDFVKQGDFPGIEFPRVPGHEVVGIVEEVGENVNKWKVGQRVGVGWHGGHCFECEPCRRGDFISCENAKISGISYDGGYAEYMCAPQEAIAAIPEELSSADAAPLLCAGITTFNALRNSGIKAGDVVAVQGIGGLGHLAIQYASKMGMRTVAISTSDDKKKLAEELGAHHFINTGNSDPAEELQKLGGAKLILATAPYAKAITSVVDGLAIDGKLLMVAATGEPIQVSPMQLLMGRKSVAGWPSGTAIDSEDTLKFSAMTGTKPMIEEYPLEEVEKAYDRMINNKARFRVVLKP; encoded by the coding sequence ATGAAAGCTGTACAAGTACAGGAAAAAGGTGGAAACTTTGTGTTAGTAGACATGGAGAAACCATCTCCTAAAAAAAACGAAATTTTAATAAAAGTAGAAGCTTGCGGAATTTGTCATAGCGACGATTTTGTAAAGCAAGGAGACTTTCCGGGAATAGAATTTCCTAGAGTGCCTGGCCATGAGGTTGTGGGTATTGTAGAAGAGGTTGGAGAAAATGTGAATAAATGGAAAGTAGGTCAACGTGTTGGAGTTGGATGGCACGGCGGACATTGTTTTGAATGTGAACCTTGTAGAAGAGGAGATTTTATAAGTTGTGAGAATGCAAAGATCAGCGGAATTTCTTATGATGGTGGTTATGCCGAATATATGTGCGCCCCTCAAGAAGCTATTGCCGCAATTCCAGAAGAATTATCTTCCGCAGATGCCGCACCTTTACTTTGCGCGGGAATAACCACTTTTAATGCCTTAAGAAATTCTGGGATTAAAGCCGGAGATGTAGTAGCCGTGCAGGGAATAGGTGGTTTAGGTCACCTTGCTATTCAATATGCTTCCAAAATGGGAATGAGAACGGTAGCTATTTCTACCAGCGACGATAAAAAGAAACTAGCTGAAGAGTTAGGTGCTCATCACTTTATAAATACAGGAAATTCCGATCCTGCAGAAGAACTTCAGAAACTAGGCGGAGCAAAATTAATCTTGGCAACAGCACCTTATGCAAAAGCAATAACATCTGTAGTAGATGGTTTGGCTATAGATGGAAAATTATTAATGGTGGCTGCTACGGGAGAACCAATTCAGGTTTCGCCAATGCAATTATTAATGGGTAGAAAATCTGTTGCCGGATGGCCTAGCGGAACTGCTATAGATTCTGAAGATACTTTGAAATTTAGCGCAATGACCGGTACTAAACCTATGATAGAGGAATATCCTTTAGAAGAAGTAGAAAAAGCATATGATAGAATGATTAATAATAAAGCGAGATTTAGAGTGGTCTTAAAACCATAA
- a CDS encoding nuclear transport factor 2 family protein, which translates to MKILSSCLLILISISSLAAQENKAETEVKETIQEFFQAFHEQDSIKLRAMVVPSIYMQSIAVDSSGNSELESEEYSKFLKSIVSIPSTTKFEERLLSFDIRMNGALASVITPYSFYVNDILSHCGVNSFQLYKTEGEWKIIHIVDTRKKEGCK; encoded by the coding sequence ATGAAGATTTTAAGCTCATGCCTTTTGATTTTGATATCGATTAGTTCATTGGCTGCTCAAGAAAATAAAGCTGAAACAGAAGTGAAAGAAACTATTCAGGAATTTTTTCAGGCTTTTCATGAGCAGGATTCAATCAAACTAAGAGCTATGGTAGTTCCTTCAATTTATATGCAATCTATAGCAGTAGATAGTTCTGGAAATTCAGAATTAGAATCGGAAGAATATTCTAAATTCTTAAAATCTATAGTTTCTATACCCAGCACTACAAAATTTGAAGAAAGATTACTCTCTTTTGATATAAGAATGAATGGAGCGTTAGCTAGTGTAATTACTCCCTATTCTTTTTACGTAAATGATATTTTGAGTCATTGCGGAGTAAATTCTTTTCAGTTATATAAAACAGAAGGTGAATGGAAAATAATTCATATTGTAGACACCAGAAAAAAAGAAGGCTGCAAATAA
- the panB gene encoding 3-methyl-2-oxobutanoate hydroxymethyltransferase yields the protein MSVAKKQYKRITTKSLVEMKKNGEKIAMLTAYDYTMAKIVDSSGIDVILVGDSASNVMAGHETTLPITLDQMIYHAASVVRGIERSLVVVDLPFGSYQSDPKEALRSSIRIMKESGGHAVKLEGGKEVKDSIKRILNAGIPVMGHLGLTPQSIYKFGTYTVRAKEDEEAEKLKADALMLEKLGCFAMVLEKVPAKLAKEVAESVSIPVIGIGAGNGVDGQVLVVHDMIGMTHEFNPRFLRRYLDLYSEMTTAFENYRSDVKSGDFPNDQEQY from the coding sequence ATGTCAGTTGCAAAAAAACAATACAAGCGCATCACCACCAAATCTTTGGTTGAGATGAAAAAAAACGGAGAAAAAATAGCGATGTTAACGGCTTATGATTATACCATGGCCAAGATCGTAGACAGCTCCGGAATAGACGTGATTCTCGTTGGTGATTCTGCCAGTAATGTGATGGCCGGACACGAAACTACGCTTCCAATAACATTAGACCAGATGATCTATCATGCAGCTAGTGTTGTGAGAGGAATTGAAAGGTCTTTGGTGGTGGTGGATCTTCCCTTTGGAAGTTACCAAAGTGATCCAAAAGAAGCTTTGCGTTCTTCTATTAGAATTATGAAAGAAAGCGGCGGACATGCTGTGAAACTTGAAGGAGGAAAAGAGGTTAAAGATTCTATAAAAAGAATTCTGAATGCAGGAATTCCGGTGATGGGACATCTAGGATTAACGCCGCAATCTATCTACAAATTCGGAACGTATACCGTAAGAGCCAAAGAAGATGAAGAAGCAGAAAAATTGAAAGCAGATGCTTTAATGCTAGAAAAACTAGGTTGTTTTGCAATGGTATTGGAAAAAGTTCCTGCAAAGCTGGCTAAAGAAGTGGCAGAAAGTGTTTCTATTCCAGTAATAGGAATTGGGGCAGGAAATGGCGTTGATGGTCAGGTTTTAGTAGTTCATGACATGATTGGAATGACGCATGAATTCAACCCTAGATTTTTGAGAAGGTATCTTGATCTTTATTCAGAAATGACCACTGCTTTTGAAAATTATAGAAGTGATGTGAAATCTGGTGATTTCCCTAATGATCAGGAACAATATTAA
- a CDS encoding RluA family pseudouridine synthase, translating to MKSDKILSTPENLQVLHEDNHIIIVNKRPGDIVQGDKTGDTPLSEVVKEFIKIKYNKPGAVYLGVVHRLDRPTSGIVMFAKTSKALPRLNKLFKDKEAKKTYWAVVKNMPPQEQGTLVHYMKRNQKQNKSFAHIKEVPESKKAILDYKILQKLDNYYLLEIDLHTGRHHQIRSQLSSIGCPIKGDLKYGFDRSNKDASIHLHARKLTFEHPVKNIPIEVIAPTPSDPIWNAINIL from the coding sequence TTGAAATCAGATAAAATTCTATCTACACCAGAGAATCTTCAGGTATTACATGAAGACAATCATATTATTATAGTAAATAAACGCCCTGGAGATATCGTTCAGGGCGATAAAACAGGTGATACACCATTAAGCGAAGTTGTTAAAGAATTCATCAAAATTAAATATAATAAGCCCGGAGCAGTTTATCTTGGAGTGGTTCATAGACTAGATAGACCTACCAGCGGAATTGTAATGTTTGCTAAAACTTCAAAAGCATTACCTCGTCTAAACAAGTTATTTAAAGATAAAGAAGCTAAAAAAACGTATTGGGCAGTTGTAAAAAATATGCCTCCACAAGAGCAAGGAACTTTGGTACATTACATGAAACGTAACCAAAAACAGAATAAATCCTTTGCTCATATTAAAGAGGTTCCGGAAAGTAAAAAGGCGATTCTTGATTATAAGATTCTTCAGAAATTAGATAATTATTACCTTCTAGAAATAGATCTTCATACCGGGAGACATCATCAAATTAGAAGTCAGTTATCATCCATTGGTTGTCCAATAAAAGGCGATCTAAAATATGGATTTGATAGAAGTAATAAAGACGCAAGCATACATCTTCACGCTAGAAAGCTCACTTTTGAGCATCCTGTTAAAAATATACCAATAGAAGTTATAGCACCAACTCCTAGTGATCCTATTTGGAATGCGATCAATATTTTATAA
- a CDS encoding neutral zinc metallopeptidase, with translation MKWQGRRQSSNVEDRRGSSSKGKLIAGGGVIGLIILAIQLFSGGDTSDILNQIESQSSAPTEQRELTAEEKESGKFINAVVVDTEDIWNKIFADMGSDYSEPGVVLFTDAVQTACGGASAATGPFYCPSDQKVYMDLAFFDELKNRFGAKGGDFAIAYVIAHEVGHHVQTLVGTSRQVRQLQQGKSQAEANEFSVALELQADFYAGVWAHYNKKYLEEGDIEEAMSAANAVGDDAIQKRTQGRVVPDAFTHGTSKQRMDWFMKGYRSGDVNQGDTFGALGLSR, from the coding sequence ATGAAATGGCAAGGTAGAAGACAAAGTTCTAATGTGGAAGACCGAAGAGGTAGCTCTAGTAAAGGTAAATTAATTGCCGGAGGAGGAGTTATAGGACTTATTATATTAGCTATTCAGTTATTTTCTGGCGGAGATACCTCAGATATCTTAAATCAGATCGAGAGTCAATCTTCTGCTCCAACAGAGCAAAGAGAACTTACCGCAGAAGAAAAAGAATCTGGAAAATTTATTAATGCAGTTGTGGTAGATACAGAAGATATCTGGAATAAGATCTTTGCAGATATGGGATCTGATTACAGTGAACCTGGAGTAGTTCTTTTTACTGATGCTGTACAGACAGCTTGCGGTGGTGCTTCTGCGGCTACAGGACCATTTTATTGCCCTTCAGATCAAAAAGTTTATATGGATCTTGCCTTTTTTGACGAATTGAAAAATAGATTTGGAGCCAAAGGTGGAGATTTTGCCATTGCATATGTTATAGCTCATGAAGTGGGACATCATGTACAAACCTTGGTTGGAACTTCCAGACAAGTAAGACAATTACAACAAGGTAAAAGTCAGGCAGAAGCCAATGAATTTTCTGTAGCCTTAGAACTTCAAGCAGATTTCTACGCTGGAGTTTGGGCTCATTATAATAAAAAATACTTAGAAGAAGGTGATATTGAAGAAGCTATGAGCGCAGCAAATGCCGTTGGAGATGATGCTATTCAAAAACGTACTCAAGGTAGAGTTGTTCCCGATGCTTTTACCCATGGAACTTCAAAACAACGTATGGATTGGTTTATGAAAGGATATAGAAGTGGAGATGTTAACCAAGGTGATACTTTTGGCGCATTAGGCTTATCAAGATAG
- the argH gene encoding argininosuccinate lyase: MKLWDKGISIDKRIEKFTVGNDRELDMFLAEYDMIASKAHAKMLGKVGILAADEVDDIVVELDKLLVQLENGEFKIEADFEDVHSKIEFELTKVLGDTGKKIHTARSRNDQVLVAMQLYFKENLKSIHAKTEELIDVLLGLAEKHQEKLLPGYTHLQVAMPSSFGLWFSAYAELLIDDLYLLQAGLKIVDQNPLGSAAGYGSSFPIDREFTTKELGFKTLKYNVVAAQMSRGKCERTVTSNIASVANTLSRFAMDICLYMSQNFDFITFPDELTTGSSIMPHKKNPDVFELIRGKCNKLQAISNEMILITNNLPSGYHRDFQLIKENSIYAVENIKEILDIFIYSIALIKVKDINMQDEKYKYLFTVDSINDLVINGGTFRDAYKEIGGQVQDGTYKPAMGKKHTHIGSKDNLALGEIAKKKSL, encoded by the coding sequence ATGAAACTTTGGGATAAAGGTATTTCTATAGATAAAAGAATTGAAAAATTCACCGTTGGAAACGACAGGGAATTGGATATGTTCTTGGCAGAATACGATATGATCGCTTCTAAAGCACATGCTAAAATGCTAGGGAAGGTTGGAATTCTTGCAGCCGATGAAGTAGATGATATTGTTGTAGAATTAGATAAACTATTAGTTCAGCTTGAAAATGGCGAATTTAAGATAGAAGCAGATTTTGAAGATGTTCATTCTAAGATCGAGTTTGAATTGACAAAAGTTCTTGGAGATACCGGAAAGAAGATACATACGGCGCGTTCCAGAAACGATCAGGTTTTAGTTGCGATGCAGCTCTATTTTAAAGAGAATTTAAAAAGCATTCATGCTAAAACCGAAGAATTGATAGATGTGCTCCTTGGTCTTGCTGAAAAGCATCAAGAAAAATTACTTCCGGGATATACACATTTACAGGTAGCGATGCCTTCATCCTTTGGGTTATGGTTTTCAGCCTATGCAGAATTGTTGATAGATGATCTATATCTTTTACAAGCAGGTTTAAAGATTGTAGACCAAAATCCTTTAGGATCTGCTGCTGGGTATGGTTCTTCTTTTCCAATAGACAGAGAATTCACCACCAAAGAATTAGGTTTCAAAACTTTAAAATATAACGTGGTAGCGGCACAGATGAGCAGAGGTAAATGTGAACGTACGGTTACTTCTAATATAGCATCGGTGGCTAATACGCTTTCCAGATTTGCTATGGATATCTGCTTATATATGAGTCAGAATTTTGACTTTATTACCTTTCCCGATGAGCTTACCACCGGTTCTAGCATTATGCCGCATAAGAAGAATCCGGATGTTTTTGAGCTGATTAGAGGAAAATGCAATAAGCTGCAAGCTATTTCAAATGAAATGATCTTGATCACGAATAACCTGCCAAGTGGATATCATAGAGATTTTCAGCTTATAAAAGAGAACAGTATCTACGCGGTTGAAAATATAAAAGAGATCTTAGATATTTTTATCTATTCTATCGCTTTGATAAAAGTGAAAGACATCAATATGCAGGATGAAAAATATAAGTATTTATTTACTGTAGATAGTATAAATGATTTGGTGATTAATGGAGGAACTTTTAGAGACGCCTATAAAGAAATTGGAGGGCAAGTTCAAGATGGAACTTACAAGCCTGCAATGGGTAAGAAACATACTCACATTGGGAGCAAAGACAACTTAGCATTAGGTGAAATCGCAAAGAAAAAATCGCTTTAA
- a CDS encoding M20 family metallo-hydrolase produces MNIKELQEQAITLLKDLIQTQSFSREEQGTALILEAWMQKNDISYNRDLNNVWAVNRHFDAAKPTLLLNSHHDTVKPNSAYTKDPFKAEVSEGKLFGLGSNDAGGCLVSLLATFTYFYNATDLTYNLIFAGTGEEEINGENGIVSLLPILPKIDVAIVGEPTLMQMAISEKGLVVFDAVVKGTPSHAAHPNDNNAIYKTASVLSWFENFSFGKISESLGAVKLTVTQINAGVQHNVVPANVDLVIDVRVNDSYSNSEVAEILQRESPVDSIKPRSLRLNSSSIPKDHALVKAGLALGMDTYGSPTLSDQAMLSCPSLKLGPGDSLRSHSADEFIYLNEIEDGIEKYIQLLEKALK; encoded by the coding sequence ATGAATATTAAGGAGCTGCAGGAACAAGCTATAACCTTGCTGAAGGATCTTATTCAAACTCAATCATTTTCGAGAGAGGAACAAGGAACTGCGCTAATTTTGGAAGCATGGATGCAGAAAAATGACATCTCTTATAACAGAGATCTTAATAATGTTTGGGCAGTAAATAGGCATTTTGATGCGGCCAAACCTACATTGCTTTTAAATTCTCATCACGATACAGTTAAACCAAATTCGGCATATACCAAAGATCCTTTTAAAGCTGAGGTTTCAGAAGGGAAATTATTTGGATTAGGGAGTAACGATGCTGGTGGGTGCTTAGTTTCTTTACTTGCAACTTTCACCTATTTCTATAATGCTACAGATCTAACTTATAATTTGATTTTTGCAGGGACTGGAGAAGAAGAGATCAATGGTGAAAATGGAATTGTGAGCTTACTTCCAATTCTTCCTAAGATCGATGTTGCTATTGTTGGAGAACCAACCTTGATGCAAATGGCAATTTCAGAAAAAGGTTTGGTTGTTTTTGATGCGGTGGTAAAAGGAACACCGTCTCACGCCGCACATCCAAATGACAATAATGCTATTTATAAAACGGCTTCAGTGCTTAGCTGGTTTGAGAATTTTTCTTTTGGAAAAATTTCTGAAAGTCTGGGAGCAGTAAAACTAACGGTCACTCAAATAAATGCCGGAGTACAGCATAATGTGGTGCCGGCGAATGTAGATCTGGTAATTGATGTTAGGGTAAATGATAGCTACAGCAATTCTGAAGTTGCCGAGATCCTTCAAAGGGAATCTCCAGTAGATTCTATTAAGCCCAGATCTTTGCGTTTAAATTCATCTTCAATTCCAAAAGATCATGCGTTGGTAAAAGCAGGTCTAGCATTAGGAATGGATACTTACGGCTCTCCAACATTATCAGACCAAGCAATGCTAAGCTGCCCATCTTTAAAATTAGGACCAGGAGATTCGCTACGATCTCACTCTGCAGATGAATTTATTTATCTGAATGAGATTGAAGATGGCATCGAAAAATATATTCAACTGCTTGAAAAAGCTTTAAAATAA
- the argB gene encoding acetylglutamate kinase produces MNDQVLKVVKIGGKLIENEESLSVFLKDFSSLQGPKILVHGGGNLATEIASKLGYETKMVDGRRITDKNSMQVITMVYAGLINKQIVAKLQALDINAIGLCGADGKSIISKKRPAKEIDFGFVGDVVSINTSFINSLLDQGITPVFSAISYDNEGQLLNTNGDSVAADIATAMAKICETELLYCFEKKGVLADATNNDSVIEILDQNKYQELLENKVISDGMLPKLHNCFQALNNGVSQVSLGDAGLLKKNAIHTKIIK; encoded by the coding sequence ATGAATGATCAAGTTTTAAAAGTTGTAAAAATAGGAGGGAAGCTCATTGAAAATGAAGAATCTCTTTCTGTTTTTCTGAAGGATTTTTCATCATTACAAGGGCCTAAGATCTTGGTTCATGGTGGAGGAAATTTGGCGACAGAAATTGCATCAAAACTTGGATACGAAACCAAAATGGTAGATGGCAGAAGGATCACCGATAAGAATTCTATGCAAGTGATCACTATGGTGTATGCCGGATTAATAAATAAGCAGATCGTTGCAAAACTTCAGGCTTTAGATATCAATGCTATTGGGCTTTGTGGTGCAGATGGAAAAAGTATTATTTCTAAAAAGAGACCGGCAAAGGAGATCGATTTTGGGTTCGTGGGAGATGTGGTTTCAATTAATACCTCATTTATCAATTCGTTATTAGATCAAGGCATTACTCCGGTTTTCTCTGCGATCTCTTACGATAATGAAGGTCAGTTGTTGAATACCAATGGAGATTCTGTAGCAGCAGATATCGCTACAGCCATGGCTAAAATTTGTGAAACCGAATTATTGTACTGTTTTGAGAAAAAAGGAGTGCTGGCAGATGCTACTAATAATGACTCTGTGATAGAAATTTTAGATCAGAATAAATATCAGGAGCTTTTAGAAAATAAAGTGATTAGCGATGGAATGCTTCCTAAGCTTCATAACTGTTTTCAGGCTTTAAATAACGGAGTGTCTCAAGTTAGTTTGGGAGATGCCGGACTTTTAAAAAAGAATGCAATTCATACAAAAATCATTAAATAA
- a CDS encoding N-acetylornithine carbamoyltransferase, translating to MKNYIDLNDIEDLPALIAEAIQLKKNNDQAQLGKGKTLGMLFFNASLRTRLSTEKAAKLLGMEVMVMNAGIDGWALEFEDGAVMNSDKAEHIKEAAAVLSQYCDIIAVRAFPGLKDKNKDEAEQVMNSFKKYASVPVVNLESATGHPLQALTDAITLMELKKTEKPKVVLTWAPHPRALPQSVPNSFADVMKRLDVDFVITNPEGYDLDKRITGDTPVVHDQKKALKDADFVYVKNWSSYDNYGQILNTDEIWMFDLEKLKVTNNASVMHCLPVRRNVVIADEVLDSENSKVIHQANNRTFAAQAVLKNLLKS from the coding sequence ATGAAGAATTATATAGATCTAAATGATATAGAAGATTTACCAGCGTTGATAGCGGAGGCAATTCAACTTAAAAAGAATAATGATCAGGCACAACTTGGAAAAGGAAAGACTTTAGGAATGTTATTCTTTAATGCAAGTTTAAGAACCAGATTGAGTACAGAAAAAGCTGCTAAATTACTAGGAATGGAAGTGATGGTGATGAACGCCGGAATCGATGGTTGGGCGTTGGAGTTTGAGGACGGAGCTGTTATGAATTCAGATAAAGCAGAGCATATTAAAGAAGCGGCAGCCGTACTTTCTCAATATTGCGATATTATTGCAGTAAGAGCTTTTCCAGGTCTTAAAGACAAGAATAAAGATGAGGCTGAACAAGTGATGAATAGTTTTAAAAAGTATGCCTCTGTGCCTGTGGTTAACTTAGAAAGCGCTACCGGTCATCCGTTACAAGCATTAACCGATGCTATTACTTTGATGGAGCTCAAAAAGACAGAAAAACCTAAAGTTGTACTTACGTGGGCGCCGCATCCAAGAGCTTTGCCGCAATCTGTTCCAAATTCTTTTGCTGATGTAATGAAAAGGCTGGATGTAGATTTTGTAATTACCAATCCTGAAGGTTATGATCTTGATAAAAGAATTACCGGCGATACTCCTGTAGTTCACGATCAAAAAAAAGCTTTAAAAGATGCCGATTTTGTATATGTAAAGAACTGGAGCAGTTACGATAACTACGGACAGATTCTTAATACCGATGAAATCTGGATGTTCGATCTTGAAAAGTTGAAAGTAACCAATAATGCTTCTGTCATGCATTGTTTGCCGGTGAGGAGAAATGTGGTAATTGCAGATGAGGTTCTAGATAGTGAAAATTCAAAAGTGATTCATCAGGCAAATAACAGAACTTTTGCTGCACAAGCTGTTTTAAAGAATTTACTTAAATCATAA
- a CDS encoding aspartate aminotransferase family protein, producing MELFDVYPLYDITPVKGEGVFVYEADGTKYLDLYGGHAVISIGHVHPTYVKAISEQVAKLGFYSNSIKNPMQQELADKLQKASKLEDYALFLCNSGAEANENALKLASFHTGKSKIIYFEKAFHGRTSGVVAVTDNEGIKAPFNKDHNVVRLAFDDTEALENELKKADTAAVIFEVIQGVGGLDEATSEFYKKASQACEKYGAVLIADEVQSGYGRTGDFFAFQKHGIRPGIISIAKGMGNGFPIGGILIDKSIEAKSGMLGTTFGGNHLACAAGIAVLDVLMEENLMNNAKELEFIFKEKAAEIPEIVQIKGRGLMLGLEFDFEVAQLRKDLLFKHKVFTGAASNKKLLRILPPLNIKNEHINLFFDALKAELKKSKETI from the coding sequence ATGGAATTATTTGATGTTTATCCGCTCTACGATATTACTCCTGTAAAAGGGGAGGGCGTATTTGTCTATGAGGCAGATGGAACAAAATATTTAGATCTTTATGGAGGTCATGCCGTGATCTCTATTGGCCATGTGCATCCTACCTATGTAAAAGCAATTAGTGAGCAGGTTGCAAAATTGGGGTTTTATTCCAATTCTATTAAAAATCCAATGCAACAGGAGTTAGCAGATAAATTACAAAAAGCTTCAAAATTAGAGGATTATGCTTTGTTTTTATGTAATTCTGGTGCAGAAGCGAACGAAAATGCGTTGAAATTAGCTTCTTTCCATACAGGAAAAAGCAAGATCATTTATTTTGAAAAAGCTTTCCACGGAAGAACTTCCGGAGTGGTTGCGGTTACCGATAATGAAGGTATTAAAGCACCTTTCAATAAAGATCACAATGTTGTAAGATTGGCTTTTGATGATACGGAAGCTTTAGAAAATGAATTGAAAAAGGCAGACACGGCTGCAGTGATCTTTGAAGTAATTCAAGGAGTTGGTGGTTTAGATGAAGCTACTTCAGAATTTTATAAGAAGGCTTCTCAAGCTTGTGAAAAATATGGAGCAGTGCTAATAGCAGATGAAGTTCAGTCTGGATATGGGAGAACTGGTGATTTTTTCGCTTTTCAAAAACATGGCATTCGCCCGGGAATAATCTCTATCGCAAAAGGAATGGGAAATGGATTTCCAATTGGAGGGATCTTGATAGATAAATCTATAGAAGCTAAATCTGGAATGTTAGGAACTACATTTGGAGGAAACCATTTGGCATGTGCTGCAGGAATAGCAGTCTTGGATGTTTTGATGGAAGAGAATTTGATGAATAATGCTAAAGAGCTTGAGTTTATATTCAAAGAAAAGGCTGCAGAAATTCCAGAGATCGTCCAAATAAAAGGAAGAGGTCTAATGCTAGGTTTAGAATTCGATTTTGAAGTTGCTCAGTTAAGAAAAGACCTATTATTTAAGCACAAGGTTTTTACCGGTGCCGCTTCAAATAAAAAATTATTGAGAATCTTACCTCCACTAAATATTAAAAATGAACATATTAATCTATTCTTTGATGCTCTTAAAGCAGAACTTAAGAAATCAAAAGAAACCATATAA